ACTGTAGTGCTCGCTCTGCCGGGCGGAGGAGTCTCTGCTAGAGCCGGATCCATACGTGGGGTCGGACGCGTACGGCGGCTTCGGAAGAGGCAAGACATCATCAAACGCCGAATCTCTGTGGTCAAGGGGCTCATTGCTGTCGACGGAGAAGTCAGTCCAAGCAGATTGCTGACTGACCCGGTTTACTGTCACGTGCATGGATGGAACCATCAGGCTGTGAGAAGTGTCAGGAGTTTGCTGGCTTTCGAGGCTCGTCTTGTGAGGGTCGTCTTGCGCGTCGGAAGACTCGCAAGTGGACGCTTGCTGTGACGAATCATTGTCCTTGCGGCGCTCGTTGTAAAAGTCCTCGGGCTTTTCGAGGGTGTCGCTGGACGGTGCGCCCACGTCCTGCTCTTCCTCTGCATTGCGATGGAAATACGAGACATCGCAAACGGACCCATCCATATCACCAAGTTGGCTCTGGTCATCAAAGTCATCATAGGACTCCATCCTCGGGAAAGGAATCGTTTCTTCTTGCCGTGGGGAATCATATTCGGACTCCCGTCGGAGGATCTTGACCGTCGTTTCGTATGAAGGGCTCGAGAAGGGAACTGGTTCGTACTCCTTGGAAATTGGCCGCGAGCTGGCGAACGCACCGGGGACGGACGTGTCTTCAAAATCGCTCCTTGTAGGGGTCGGCTCGAGCGACTGCCGGGGAGACGTTGCATCCAGCGAGATCTTGATTGACACGAGGTCGTCACCACCAGCAGACTCGTCCTCGAAGGGGTACTGGTATTCAGCCTTCTCTGGTGTCGGCGATTGCTGCGCTTCCTCAGCCACAGCCGCCTGTGGCGTAGGCTGTTCATCCGAAGACTCCGCGGCAGTCTTCtccggcgttggcggcggttGTGGTTTCTCCACTTCGGGATTCTCGGGCGACGTTGTTCGTCGTAGCTCTTCCATCTCAGCCTGCTCGTGGTTCCCGCCAGGTTGAGCGATCGTCAGTCCCAGGCCAGTCGGAGGGTGCGAGGGTTCGAGCTGCACCGGTGGCATTTCCTGCGGTTCGTTATCGAACTCCGTCGTCTCACTTGTAGCCGAAACCGCGGATTGCGGAATCTCTTCCCTCTCGACAGAAGGACTCGGCTCCGGGAAGCTGCCGGGAATGCCCAAGGTGGGGGAGTCGGCGGGCTGTGCTTGGGGCGGAGAGAGGGAAACGATGGGTGGCACCGCTGTTAAGATGGACAGGGATTGAGGCGATTGCTCGGGTGACGTTGGCTGCGCCGACGATTCCGGTTTGTCGGGGTTCTCCTCGTTCGGTTTCTCGAAGGGTTCACAATGGTCCACTGAGGGCGCCTTGGATTCAATTGGGGGCACTGGGGGAACATCTTCATTTTCCTTGGTGGCAACAGACTCTTGGTCTTTCTTACGCCTCGCAGCCGCCTGTCTCGCGTCCCGCACCTGGCTGTCGCGGATAGACTTAGTATAGGCCAGTCTGATGTGTTCGCGTCTTTGCTCAAAGTCGATGGGCCCGATAGAGATCTTCCGTCTTCGAGTTGTCGATTCGTCTAGCTTGGAGGGTTGCCTGGGCACGCGCTTCTGCGGCGACTTGGACCTGTCGATAGTCTTCATACGCGAACTTGCCGTGGTGGCCGTTGAAACAGattgtcgaggtcgagagctgcgcagggggggggacagcTTCGGAGGAGGCGCCGCCACATAAGCAGCGAGAcgtgtgttgttgtttggCGTAACGAGACCTCGAGGTGCGGGCTTACGTCCGGGCGTGGCTTGGGTGGGTGTCTTTGCTCGCGTGGGTGTCTTGGAGCGGGTAGCGGGAGTAGTTGTCCGATTTGTTTTGCTCGCCGGCGGAGCCCGCTTGAACGTCGACGGCGAATTGGCTCTGGAGCTTTCTCGTGTTGAAGGCGGACTCGTTGAATCGCTGGGCGTGGCGAGCTTCCGAATCGAAACAGGGAGGCGCGATGTAGGCGACGCAGCCCGGTCGGATTGCTCAAGCTCCGCCATCGGCCGTGACACTAGAgccttcctcgccatcggtGCCCCCGACTTCGAGGCAGCCACATCACTATGTGCCCTAACATGACCTCTTAGGGCGGGAGCCGAATACCCTGTTGCACCATTCGGTTTTGTCTTCGCAGGGCGGTACCAATCAGTCGGCgactcgggctcgacgaggtcTGGGTCAGATTTCGTCCGCTGATGGAGCTTAGCCACATGAAGACCTGACTCTGATGTTCTGCGCGGTCGTGAGCCTGAGCCCGCGATGCCAAATCCGACGATGGCAGTATCTCGTTGCTCTGGAAGAATTTCGCCAAATAGCAAGCCGGGTGCTGGAGGAGACGAGGGAGGcaaggaggggggtttgTGCTGGAGATTCGTCATGGACTTGGACGCATGCGCACCCCCTGTGGTTGAACTCAAGTTTCGCGGCTTGGCAATGCGGCTGGCGAAGGATTGTGAGTTGCTGGACAGCTGATCTTCTGCGACGAATTTTGTACGTTGTGTTCTTGACGTTGTGCCTCTGCTGGAATCAGGTGTCAGTTCACGGCTGACCGAGGTCCTCAGTGTAGAGTATGATGTTGACCCATTCCCACTGGGCGTTGTTTTATCGACGTTCGTGCCAGTTCTGTTCGAACGTATCGGGACACCTCGGACTGGAATCCGGGGCATCGCAGGCGTGGAGGTCTGCTGGTCGAATTTCCGGGTTAAGTCCTTGACACTCGGCTTCCTGTTCGTGTTTGTCCTCGGTGCGCCGACAGGGGGTTCGATGGGAGCGGAAGCCGATCGTTGTGAGGGACGCACGGCGGTACGCCCTGCCGGCGCTGGCGGATGCGTTGGGTCTTTGGCATTGCCGTTTGGCCGCGTAGACGGGTTGTCGCGGGCTCGAGATAGGGAGGTCGCCATGCAGTCGGTATCTGAAGAAGGGGTTCGATGGTGGTGACTCGACGACTGTACGCCTCGATAGCTTCGGTAGAAATCATCCGGGTTCACAGGGTCGTGAGCATGACTACCAGTGACAGAGGCCCCAGCCGTGTGGGCGGCAGAGGCATCCAAATTCTCGCGGGCGAAGGCGTTCGTTACGGGGCTGCTAGGGAGGTAGTGGTGATGAGATTGGTGGGACGACGAGTCGGATCGGCGACGATAGGGATCGGGATCGGATTCGAGGTCGAAGTCGGTTTCGCGATAGTCGTAGTGGGAGTCGAAGTTGGCCTGACGGTGAAGTTGATGCGTATACTGGGGAGAAGCCAGAGGTTGCGgttggtgctgctggagATGGACCTGGCGTTGTACACTGAGCACAGAGGCCAGGCGgtcctcctcttctggaCTGCCAGATTCCATTGTGGCCTGAACATCAGTCAGGCGTGTCGGGTGGACTGGCTCGTCAGAACTTCCATAGACCCATGCAGGCTGTGTGGTATGGGATGTTTGGGTTGGGAAGCATTGATGTGTTGGCCTGCACGGTGAGTGGGCGGCGACAGTTTGGAGAGGCGACGGGCAGTCCCTGGTTGGCGAGCGTTGGCAGTGCCCGGGGCCTATCGACAGCAAATCTTAG
The DNA window shown above is from Colletotrichum destructivum chromosome 2, complete sequence and carries:
- a CDS encoding Putative DH domain, guanine-nucleotide dissociation stimulator, CDC24, BAR domain-containing protein, which codes for MESGSPEEEDRLASVLSVQRQVHLQQHQPQPLASPQYTHQLHRQANFDSHYDYRETDFDLESDPDPYRRRSDSSSHQSHHHYLPSSPVTNAFARENLDASAAHTAGASVTGSHAHDPVNPDDFYRSYRGVQSSSHHHRTPSSDTDCMATSLSRARDNPSTRPNGNAKDPTHPPAPAGRTAVRPSQRSASAPIEPPVGAPRTNTNRKPSVKDLTRKFDQQTSTPAMPRIPVRGVPIRSNRTGTNVDKTTPSGNGSTSYSTLRTSVSRELTPDSSRGTTSRTQRTKFVAEDQLSSNSQSFASRIAKPRNLSSTTGGAHASKSMTNLQHKPPSLPPSSPPAPGLLFGEILPEQRDTAIVGFGIAGSGSRPRRTSESGLHVAKLHQRTKSDPDLVEPESPTDWYRPAKTKPNGATGYSAPALRGHVRAHSDVAASKSGAPMARKALVSRPMAELEQSDRAASPTSRLPVSIRKLATPSDSTSPPSTRESSRANSPSTFKRAPPASKTNRTTTPATRSKTPTRAKTPTQATPGRKPAPRGLVTPNNNTRLAAYVAAPPPKLSPPLRSSRPRQSVSTATTASSRMKTIDRSKSPQKRVPRQPSKLDESTTRRRKISIGPIDFEQRREHIRLAYTKSIRDSQVRDARQAAARRKKDQESVATKENEDVPPVPPIESKAPSVDHCEPFEKPNEENPDKPESSAQPTSPEQSPQSLSILTAVPPIVSLSPPQAQPADSPTLGIPGSFPEPSPSVEREEIPQSAVSATSETTEFDNEPQEMPPVQLEPSHPPTGLGLTIAQPGGNHEQAEMEELRRTTSPENPEVEKPQPPPTPEKTAAESSDEQPTPQAAVAEEAQQSPTPEKAEYQYPFEDESAGGDDLVSIKISLDATSPRQSLEPTPTRSDFEDTSVPGAFASSRPISKEYEPVPFSSPSYETTVKILRRESEYDSPRQEETIPFPRMESYDDFDDQSQLGDMDGSVCDVSYFHRNAEEEQDVGAPSSDTLEKPEDFYNERRKDNDSSQQASTCESSDAQDDPHKTSLESQQTPDTSHSLMVPSMHVTVNRVSQQSAWTDFSVDSNEPLDHRDSAFDDVLPLPKPPYASDPTYGSGSSRDSSARQSEHYSPDFAPLDSGATQQISRATIHQLPELDTGEGFSISYLESKQPLVKSGSLSRPDHEPPPVPTPKSRSLHEGRRTATSSYYADTISGSTMARSSWRESEDVSRPVSTTQSIDHMSIETREYSLGGQTPIDSIATPGKDNDGPTGKERHRLVQRRNVIRELVDTEMVFVRDMNIVEEIYKGTAEACPRLDDKTIKLVFRNTDEIISFHTTFCAQLKEAVSTVYVPHGRRSPLPKEDSIASDQTGNSSTNPATPELGDDKDRATSIGPLFKRNIEQMRLAHEGFLRNSDHAAKRLIQIQQDPTVKVWLTECNEVAKDLTAAWDLDSLLIKPMQRITKYPTLIQELLRHTPEDHPDRAELVSAKETLELAIIEINKTKKNFELVGQIVGRKRKESDVKAGFARAFGKRVDKLQATSSKIPEDAAYAKLHEKFGDDYLRLQVVLRDVEFYTRQVSAYVHEFLQYLSAMELVMRLQPGSYPELESKWVQFNVSMRDIEKIALEDHKLQQVRKHVIEPFEHVIKAYGNPSLAMKKRAKRRLDYERAEQLKKGGKTPDPRLKELVEQYDALNETLKKELPQLSALTERIGNICLGNFVNIQANWYSIWVEKVKKVTGDMGPPPDVPDIVSTFQRDYKYAQELFTNIGILNPTYKGRTSQSTTASTEDAPPKHRARPAEVSSPRGRGLSVNGDHAPMLPTPDFAKRHSGQFTLSPSTTPLSPHQFYYRDYYTGAAVQRPLVSASPVTGDQSPVPRANMPPPSARPGTGRSHEPNGLPRQSSESTANNRRDSNPAHQSQHSSIEARRFSGLFHSALPMPDGMEESQRSSRASSRERTPAGNGYNVLWLAASLFEFNIETTKHEAGYPYLTYQAGEIFDVIAEKGELWLAKNQDDPDDQVGWIWSKHFAKLADS